A genomic segment from Aegilops tauschii subsp. strangulata cultivar AL8/78 chromosome 1, Aet v6.0, whole genome shotgun sequence encodes:
- the LOC109747471 gene encoding uncharacterized protein, with the protein MADARDTAATSTDDHHHQTGRAAAAPPAAKGGTTISITIVLLALLVASVAAFLLSSPTGVGGGSRPGAEPVEQAVGHGGVPGFNSRLDAFRTWAKLTWMKLERPHSDDHRYDAGGNRIAGSAAEATKKSLEMGKETAEQAAVTAPGVAKDT; encoded by the exons ATGGCGGACGCCAGGGACACAGCCGCCACCAGCAccgacgaccaccaccaccaaACTGGCCGCGCCGCGGCGGCACCGCCAGCGGCGAAAGGCGGCACCACCATATCCATCACCATCGTCCTCCTCGCACTGCTCGTGGCCTCCGTCGCGGCGTTCCTGCTGTCGTCGCCGACGGGCGTGGGGGGCGGCAGCCGCCCCGGCGCCGAGCCGGTGGAGCAGGCCGTAGGCCATGGTGGCGTCCCCGGGTTCAACAGCCGGCTGGACGCGTTCCGCACGTGGGCCAAACTAACGTGGATGAAGCTGGAGCGGCCGCACTCCGATGATCATCG GTATGATGCTGGTGGAAATCGAATCGCCGGCTCGGCAGCGGAGGCGACCAAGAAGAGCCTGGAGATGGGCAAAGAGACGGCGGAGCAGGCGGCGGTGACCGCCCCGGGGGTGGCCAAGGACACGTGA